TGCACCAGCTCCGTCGCCGGGGCGTCCTTCAGCAGGAACCCGCTCGCCCCCGCCCGCAGCGCCTCCACCACGTACTCGTCCAGGTCGAACGTGGTCAGCACCAGCACCTTCGCCGGCCCGTTCCGCTCCGGACCCGTGATCTGCCGGGTGGCCTCCACCCCGTCCATCCGCGGCATCCGGATGTCCATCAGCACCACGTCGGGCTGCAGCGCCCGCACCTGCTCCAGCGCCTGCAGACCGTCCCCGGCCTCGCCCACCACCACCAGGTCCTGCTCGGCCTCCAGGATCATCCGGAAGCCGGTGCGCAGGAGCGGCTGGTCGTCGACCAGCAGGACGCGGATCGCCACGGGGTACCTCGTATTCGTCGGACGGCTACGGCGGACGCCGCCCATTCTGCCCTGACCGGAAGATCAGGATTCGGCGGGGAGACCGGCCCCGCCCCTGGGAGAGATCACCAGAGGATAGGCCGGGGGAGTACCCCCGAACTCCGGACACACCGCCTGATGATCACACCAGCCGCACAGCTTCGTCGGCCGCGGCCGCCACTCACCCGTCTCCGTCGCCTCCCGGATCGCCTCCCACAGCGCGTGCAGCTTCCGCTCCACCCGCTCCAGATCCGCCACCACCGGGTCGTACGTCAGCACGTCCCCACTGCCCAGGTACACCAGCTGCAGCCGCCGCGGCACCACCTGCTTCAGCCGCCACACCACCAGCGCGTAGAACTTCATCTGGAACAGCGCGCCCTCGGCGTACTCCGGCCGCGGCGCCTTCCCCGTCTTGTAGTCGACGATCCGCACCTCACCCGACGGCGCCACATCCACCCGGTCGATGATCCCGCGCAGCCGCAGCCCCGACTCCAGCTCCGTCTCCACGAAGAACTCCCGCTCCACCGGCTCCAGCCGCGTCGGGTCCTCCAGCGTGAACCAGCGCTCCACCAGCGCCTCCGCCTCCGACAGCCAGCGCGCCAGCCCCGCCCCGTCGTCCCCCGCAGGGAACAGCTCCGCCAGCTCCGGCTTCGCCTCCAGCAACCGGTCCCACTGCCCCGGAACCAACGCCTTCGCCCGCGGCACCGTCCGCTCCTGCGCAGGATGATCGAAGAGCCGCTCCAGCACCGCGTGCACCAGCGTCCCCCGCGTCGCCGCCGCACTCGGCTTCTCCGGCAGCCGGTCGATCACCCGGAACCGGTACAGCAACGGGCACTGCATGAAATCACCGGCCCGCGAAGGGGACAGCGAGGTCGGCCGGGAAGCACCCGAAGAAGCATCAGCGGAACCGGCACCGGGGGTCGTCGTCATGCGTAAAACCCTACGACCCGGAACCGACAGCACGCGCATACCATCGACTCCTGGCCCCTCGCACTGCATGATCGGAGCATCACACCGCGCAACAGCGCACCGCGCCACCCACACGACGTGGACCACACTGGAAGCAACGCACCGAACGAAGGAAAGCCGTGGCAGACACCGACGAAACCGGCGAGCGCGCGAGCAAGCGCTCCGACCCGGGCGGCGGCATCCTCATGGGCCGCCCCTTCGGCGTGCCCGTCTACGTCTCGCCCAGCTGGTTCCTCGTCGCCGCCCTCATCACCTGGGTCTTCGGCGACCAGCTCGACCGGGTCCTGCCCGACCTCGGCCCGGCCCGCTACCTGGTCTCCCTCTTCTTCGCCGTCGCGTTCTACGCCTCCGTCCTCGTCCACGAACTCGCGCACACCATCGCCGCGCTCCGCTTCAAACTCCCGGTCCGCCGCATCCAGCTCCAGTTCTTCGGCGGAGTCTCCGAGATCGAGAAGGAATCCGAGACCCCCGGCCGCGAATTCGTCCTCGCCTTCGTCGGCCCCCTCCTCTCCCTCGCCCTCGCCGGACTCTTCTACCTCGGCATGAAGGCCGTCGACCCCGCCACCGTCCCCGGCGTGCTCCTCGCCGGCCTGATGATCTCCAACCTCCTCGTCGCCGCCTTCAACCTCCTCCCCGGCCTCCCCCTCGACGGCGGCCGCATGCTCCGCGCCGTCATCTGGGGCATCACCGGCAAACCCATGACCGGCACCATCGCCGCCGCCTGGGTCGGCCGCGCCCTCGCCGTCGCCGTCCTCCTCGGCCTGCCGCTCCTCACCCACACCGGAGCCCTCGGCAACCCCACCCAGGAAATCGGCGGCATGGACACCGTCATGGACGCCCTCCTCGCCGCGATCCTGGCCGCGATCATCTGGACCGGCGCCGGCAACAGCCTGCGCATGGCACGCCTGCGCGAACACCTCCCCGAACTCCAGGCCCGCACCCTCACCCGCCGCGCCATCCCCGTCCAGACCGCCACCCCCCTCTCCGAAGCCCTCCGCCGAGCCAACGAGGCCGGAGCCCGCGCCCTCGTCGTCGTCGACGGTCAGGGCGACCCCACCGCCATCGTCCGCGAGACCGCCATCGCCCAGGTCCCCGAACACCGCCGCCCCTGGGTCGCCGTCAGCACCCTC
The Streptomyces sp. NBC_00091 genome window above contains:
- a CDS encoding response regulator transcription factor, which gives rise to MAIRVLLVDDQPLLRTGFRMILEAEQDLVVVGEAGDGLQALEQVRALQPDVVLMDIRMPRMDGVEATRQITGPERNGPAKVLVLTTFDLDEYVVEALRAGASGFLLKDAPATELVQAIRVVAAGEAMLAPSITRRLLDKYAGHLPSGEDSVPDTLGTLTEREVEVLKLVARGLSNAEIAADLFVSETTVKTHVGHVLTKLGLRDRVQAAVYAYESGLVRPGAQ
- a CDS encoding site-2 protease family protein, whose product is MGRPFGVPVYVSPSWFLVAALITWVFGDQLDRVLPDLGPARYLVSLFFAVAFYASVLVHELAHTIAALRFKLPVRRIQLQFFGGVSEIEKESETPGREFVLAFVGPLLSLALAGLFYLGMKAVDPATVPGVLLAGLMISNLLVAAFNLLPGLPLDGGRMLRAVIWGITGKPMTGTIAAAWVGRALAVAVLLGLPLLTHTGALGNPTQEIGGMDTVMDALLAAILAAIIWTGAGNSLRMARLREHLPELQARTLTRRAIPVQTATPLSEALRRANEAGARALVVVDGQGDPTAIVRETAIAQVPEHRRPWVAVSTLAQDLTDGMKVSADLTGEELLDHLRATPATEYLVLEPTGEIYGVLSTLDVEKAFVKAMARPQS
- a CDS encoding RecB family exonuclease; translated protein: MTTTPGAGSADASSGASRPTSLSPSRAGDFMQCPLLYRFRVIDRLPEKPSAAATRGTLVHAVLERLFDHPAQERTVPRAKALVPGQWDRLLEAKPELAELFPAGDDGAGLARWLSEAEALVERWFTLEDPTRLEPVEREFFVETELESGLRLRGIIDRVDVAPSGEVRIVDYKTGKAPRPEYAEGALFQMKFYALVVWRLKQVVPRRLQLVYLGSGDVLTYDPVVADLERVERKLHALWEAIREATETGEWRPRPTKLCGWCDHQAVCPEFGGTPPAYPLVISPRGGAGLPAES